CACATCGGAAATCTTTATACCAAAATGCTTTGATATTTTATTTAGCACTATTTTTACCTTTTCATCATGATAATGTAATGAATTCATTATTTCTAATCCAAGCTTGACATTTTTTATTGTGGCAAGATTCATTGTAGCAATAAAATACACTTGATCGGAATTATCTAACGCCGTCAATGTTATATCACTAAAATTAGAGACAGAATCAAAAATTATATACCCATAATCTTCTTTTAGAACTTCTATAATTTTTTCAATATGACTAGATGAGATGTATTCAGCATGCTCGGGTTTAATTGGAGCCGCAAGAACATCTACTCCCTTCATATATTCAATCATATATTCCTTTAATACCTCACTATTAAGATGTCCTATTTCGTCAATTAAGTTTATAATTGTCTTTGAAGGGGTTATATTCAACATCACAGCTACATCGCCAAATTGAAGATCAAGATCGATGACCGCCACTTTTTCATTAGTTCTTTTAGCTATACTAAGGGCTGTATTAATGGCAACTGTGGTTTTTCCAACCCCACCCTTTGTGCTGAATACCGTTACCACCTTTGATTTCATTCTATTATTGTTTTCATTATCGGTGGATGTAATGTATTTTTTCCTATTTTGTTCCTTATCATAGGTTCTAATTACCGTATCTATTAAAGTATCTAAACTAAAGGGCTTAACCAAGTACTCCTTTGCCCCACAATACATTGCCTTCTTAAGATATTCTCTTTCCCCTTGAACCGACATTATTATCACAATAATTTCAGGAAATTCTTCATTTATCTTCTCCGAGGCCTTTAATCCATCCATAATTGGCATATTAATATCCATAAGTATTACATCTGGTTTAAGCTTTGCTGTGGCCTCTAAGGCCTCTTCTCCATTACCGGCTTCTCCTATTACCTCAATCCGTGATTCAAATTCAAGTAAGGTCATTATATTTTTTCGAGTTTCCTTTA
Above is a genomic segment from Maledivibacter sp. containing:
- a CDS encoding response regulator — translated: MSQKIRTLIVDDVKETRKNIMTLLEFESRIEVIGEAGNGEEALEATAKLKPDVILMDINMPIMDGLKASEKINEEFPEIIVIIMSVQGEREYLKKAMYCGAKEYLVKPFSLDTLIDTVIRTYDKEQNRKKYITSTDNENNNRMKSKVVTVFSTKGGVGKTTVAINTALSIAKRTNEKVAVIDLDLQFGDVAVMLNITPSKTIINLIDEIGHLNSEVLKEYMIEYMKGVDVLAAPIKPEHAEYISSSHIEKIIEVLKEDYGYIIFDSVSNFSDITLTALDNSDQVYFIATMNLATIKNVKLGLEIMNSLHYHDEKVKIVLNKISKHFGIKISDVEEVLGRPVSICIPEDNKTVIPSVNKGYPFMRARSDTKISKSIKRLTELIITGKEKRATKGLSRGLFNRKK